A part of Miscanthus floridulus cultivar M001 chromosome 6, ASM1932011v1, whole genome shotgun sequence genomic DNA contains:
- the LOC136456016 gene encoding uncharacterized protein isoform X3 yields MIIRDPSRGRIIMKPKSRTTESFDKKARDQGQNDSDSDTIRTPKSTIHLKQEAMSSQHMWLQFADRLVNMLSPVLLALALRMVGLSGEGTWFMLQGISISSITITTVVMLWVIVWEMVLQAIFFVALASILIRIIMVYKNYMIIVLPLLDFMMHILSQLKMDEEERHLLDFIMHIWSQLKMDRGKRTEKSRVDGGRQLSMMSRQTMDQEEHIDKSRVDEQQLITSMTSRQMMDKREQIESSRVHETSMTTQQTMNQEDQAESSRLDDQKIDKGEITRVDEQPLTSMTSNEIQIMEQEEQIEITRVGEQQCVLTRQQTTDQQEQIESSRIDEQHLTSTKSQERMDQGVKLFGVHKLGLAAILLYLQVVPGLPRTSHQYGALVRAGKFVVSLLTLCSQMQSSVWSHSRFAGTENYIISASVVITAYGMLLLINMRLY; encoded by the exons ATGATAATACGCGACCCTTCGCGTGGACG GATAATCATGAAACCTAAAAGTAGGACAACTGAATCTTTTGACAAGAAAGCAAGAGATCAAGGACAAAATGACTCTGACTCCGATACAATTCGgacacctaagagtaccattcaCTTGAAACAG GAGGCCATGAGTTCTCAGCATATGTGGCTACAGTTTGCTGATCGCCTGGTGAATATGTTGTCCCCGGTTCTTCTTGCGCTAGCTCTCAGGATGGTTGGCTTGAGTGGTGAGGGCACTTGGTTCATGCTGCAAGGAATTAGTATTTCCTCTATCACCATCACCACAGTTGTAATGCTATGGGTGATCGTCTGGGAAATGGTCCTCCAAGCTATCTTCTTTGTGGCCCTCGCATCTATTTTAATCCGTATCATCATGGTATATAAGAACTATATGATCATCGTGCTTCCGTTGCTGGATTTTATGATGCACATCTTGAGCCAACTAAAGATGGACGAGGAGGAACGTCATTTGCTGGATTTTATAATGCACATCTGGAGCCAACTAAAGATGGACAGGGGGAAACGTACTGAAAAGTCACGAGTTGATGGTGGGAGGCAGTTAAGTATGATGAGCCGGCAAACGATGGACCAAGAAGAACATATTGATAAGTCCCGAGTTGACGAGCAGCAGTTAATTACCAGCATGACAAGCCGGCAAATGATGGACAAAAGGGAGCAGATTGAAAGCTCGCGAGTACATGAAACCAGCATGACAACTCAGCAAACAATGAACCAAGAGGACCAGGCTGAAAGCTCGCGACTCGATGACCAAAAGATAGACAAAGGGGAAATCACTCGAGTTGATGAGCAGCCATTAACCAGCATGACGAGCAACGAAATCCAAATTATGGAACAAGAGGAACAGATTGAAATCACACGAGTTGGCGAGCAGCAGTGCGTGTTAACAAGACAGCAAACAACGGACCAACAGGAACAGATTGAAAGCTCGCGAATTGATGAGCAGCATTTAACCAGCACGAAGAGCCAGGAAAGGATGGACCAAGGGGTTAAATTGTTTGGGGTTCATAAGCTCGGGTTAGCGGCGATCCTACTATATTTGCAAGTGGTTCCAGGATTACCGAGGACTTCTCATCAGTATGGAGCCCTTGTTCGGGCGGGCAAGTTCGTCGTTAGCCTGCTAACACTGTGCTCGCAAATGCAGAGTTCAGTGTGGAGCCACAGCCGATTTGCTGGAACCGAGAACTATATCATCAGTGCTTCTGTGGTGATCACAGCTTATGGAATGCTGCTTCTGATTAACATGAGATTATATTAA
- the LOC136456016 gene encoding uncharacterized protein isoform X4 — translation MKPKSRTTESFDKKARDQGQNDSDSDTIRTPKSTIHLKQEAMSSQHMWLQFADRLVNMLSPVLLALALRMVGLSGEGTWFMLQGISISSITITTVVMLWVIVWEMVLQAIFFVALASILIRIIMVYKNYMIIVLPLLDFMMHILSQLKMDEEERHLLDFIMHIWSQLKMDRGKRTEKSRVDGGRQLSMMSRQTMDQEEHIDKSRVDEQQLITSMTSRQMMDKREQIESSRVHETSMTTQQTMNQEDQAESSRLDDQKIDKGEITRVDEQPLTSMTSNEIQIMEQEEQIEITRVGEQQCVLTRQQTTDQQEQIESSRIDEQHLTSTKSQERMDQGVKLFGVHKLGLAAILLYLQVVPGLPRTSHQYGALVRAGKFVVSLLTLCSQMQSSVWSHSRFAGTENYIISASVVITAYGMLLLINMRLY, via the exons ATGAAACCTAAAAGTAGGACAACTGAATCTTTTGACAAGAAAGCAAGAGATCAAGGACAAAATGACTCTGACTCCGATACAATTCGgacacctaagagtaccattcaCTTGAAACAG GAGGCCATGAGTTCTCAGCATATGTGGCTACAGTTTGCTGATCGCCTGGTGAATATGTTGTCCCCGGTTCTTCTTGCGCTAGCTCTCAGGATGGTTGGCTTGAGTGGTGAGGGCACTTGGTTCATGCTGCAAGGAATTAGTATTTCCTCTATCACCATCACCACAGTTGTAATGCTATGGGTGATCGTCTGGGAAATGGTCCTCCAAGCTATCTTCTTTGTGGCCCTCGCATCTATTTTAATCCGTATCATCATGGTATATAAGAACTATATGATCATCGTGCTTCCGTTGCTGGATTTTATGATGCACATCTTGAGCCAACTAAAGATGGACGAGGAGGAACGTCATTTGCTGGATTTTATAATGCACATCTGGAGCCAACTAAAGATGGACAGGGGGAAACGTACTGAAAAGTCACGAGTTGATGGTGGGAGGCAGTTAAGTATGATGAGCCGGCAAACGATGGACCAAGAAGAACATATTGATAAGTCCCGAGTTGACGAGCAGCAGTTAATTACCAGCATGACAAGCCGGCAAATGATGGACAAAAGGGAGCAGATTGAAAGCTCGCGAGTACATGAAACCAGCATGACAACTCAGCAAACAATGAACCAAGAGGACCAGGCTGAAAGCTCGCGACTCGATGACCAAAAGATAGACAAAGGGGAAATCACTCGAGTTGATGAGCAGCCATTAACCAGCATGACGAGCAACGAAATCCAAATTATGGAACAAGAGGAACAGATTGAAATCACACGAGTTGGCGAGCAGCAGTGCGTGTTAACAAGACAGCAAACAACGGACCAACAGGAACAGATTGAAAGCTCGCGAATTGATGAGCAGCATTTAACCAGCACGAAGAGCCAGGAAAGGATGGACCAAGGGGTTAAATTGTTTGGGGTTCATAAGCTCGGGTTAGCGGCGATCCTACTATATTTGCAAGTGGTTCCAGGATTACCGAGGACTTCTCATCAGTATGGAGCCCTTGTTCGGGCGGGCAAGTTCGTCGTTAGCCTGCTAACACTGTGCTCGCAAATGCAGAGTTCAGTGTGGAGCCACAGCCGATTTGCTGGAACCGAGAACTATATCATCAGTGCTTCTGTGGTGATCACAGCTTATGGAATGCTGCTTCTGATTAACATGAGATTATATTAA
- the LOC136456016 gene encoding uncharacterized protein isoform X1, with protein MPSPSSSGSERSPSSSSGYEPSSSSSSGSEPSYSSSTSGSKGRGGSKGSGELWGPIPSSLRPARRIIMKPKSRTTESFDKKARDQGQNDSDSDTIRTPKSTIHLKQEAMSSQHMWLQFADRLVNMLSPVLLALALRMVGLSGEGTWFMLQGISISSITITTVVMLWVIVWEMVLQAIFFVALASILIRIIMVYKNYMIIVLPLLDFMMHILSQLKMDEEERHLLDFIMHIWSQLKMDRGKRTEKSRVDGGRQLSMMSRQTMDQEEHIDKSRVDEQQLITSMTSRQMMDKREQIESSRVHETSMTTQQTMNQEDQAESSRLDDQKIDKGEITRVDEQPLTSMTSNEIQIMEQEEQIEITRVGEQQCVLTRQQTTDQQEQIESSRIDEQHLTSTKSQERMDQGVKLFGVHKLGLAAILLYLQVVPGLPRTSHQYGALVRAGKFVVSLLTLCSQMQSSVWSHSRFAGTENYIISASVVITAYGMLLLINMRLY; from the exons ATGCCCTCTccatcctcctctggatctgagcgctccccctcctcctcctctggatatgagccctcctcctcctcctcctctggatctgagccctcctactcctcctccacctctggaTCTAAGGGACGCGGCGGTAGCaagggttccggcgagctctggGGTCCTATTCCCTCCTCCCTCCGACCAGCTCGAAG GATAATCATGAAACCTAAAAGTAGGACAACTGAATCTTTTGACAAGAAAGCAAGAGATCAAGGACAAAATGACTCTGACTCCGATACAATTCGgacacctaagagtaccattcaCTTGAAACAG GAGGCCATGAGTTCTCAGCATATGTGGCTACAGTTTGCTGATCGCCTGGTGAATATGTTGTCCCCGGTTCTTCTTGCGCTAGCTCTCAGGATGGTTGGCTTGAGTGGTGAGGGCACTTGGTTCATGCTGCAAGGAATTAGTATTTCCTCTATCACCATCACCACAGTTGTAATGCTATGGGTGATCGTCTGGGAAATGGTCCTCCAAGCTATCTTCTTTGTGGCCCTCGCATCTATTTTAATCCGTATCATCATGGTATATAAGAACTATATGATCATCGTGCTTCCGTTGCTGGATTTTATGATGCACATCTTGAGCCAACTAAAGATGGACGAGGAGGAACGTCATTTGCTGGATTTTATAATGCACATCTGGAGCCAACTAAAGATGGACAGGGGGAAACGTACTGAAAAGTCACGAGTTGATGGTGGGAGGCAGTTAAGTATGATGAGCCGGCAAACGATGGACCAAGAAGAACATATTGATAAGTCCCGAGTTGACGAGCAGCAGTTAATTACCAGCATGACAAGCCGGCAAATGATGGACAAAAGGGAGCAGATTGAAAGCTCGCGAGTACATGAAACCAGCATGACAACTCAGCAAACAATGAACCAAGAGGACCAGGCTGAAAGCTCGCGACTCGATGACCAAAAGATAGACAAAGGGGAAATCACTCGAGTTGATGAGCAGCCATTAACCAGCATGACGAGCAACGAAATCCAAATTATGGAACAAGAGGAACAGATTGAAATCACACGAGTTGGCGAGCAGCAGTGCGTGTTAACAAGACAGCAAACAACGGACCAACAGGAACAGATTGAAAGCTCGCGAATTGATGAGCAGCATTTAACCAGCACGAAGAGCCAGGAAAGGATGGACCAAGGGGTTAAATTGTTTGGGGTTCATAAGCTCGGGTTAGCGGCGATCCTACTATATTTGCAAGTGGTTCCAGGATTACCGAGGACTTCTCATCAGTATGGAGCCCTTGTTCGGGCGGGCAAGTTCGTCGTTAGCCTGCTAACACTGTGCTCGCAAATGCAGAGTTCAGTGTGGAGCCACAGCCGATTTGCTGGAACCGAGAACTATATCATCAGTGCTTCTGTGGTGATCACAGCTTATGGAATGCTGCTTCTGATTAACATGAGATTATATTAA
- the LOC136456016 gene encoding uncharacterized protein isoform X2 — MRMTAVAPTRIIMKPKSRTTESFDKKARDQGQNDSDSDTIRTPKSTIHLKQEAMSSQHMWLQFADRLVNMLSPVLLALALRMVGLSGEGTWFMLQGISISSITITTVVMLWVIVWEMVLQAIFFVALASILIRIIMVYKNYMIIVLPLLDFMMHILSQLKMDEEERHLLDFIMHIWSQLKMDRGKRTEKSRVDGGRQLSMMSRQTMDQEEHIDKSRVDEQQLITSMTSRQMMDKREQIESSRVHETSMTTQQTMNQEDQAESSRLDDQKIDKGEITRVDEQPLTSMTSNEIQIMEQEEQIEITRVGEQQCVLTRQQTTDQQEQIESSRIDEQHLTSTKSQERMDQGVKLFGVHKLGLAAILLYLQVVPGLPRTSHQYGALVRAGKFVVSLLTLCSQMQSSVWSHSRFAGTENYIISASVVITAYGMLLLINMRLY; from the exons ATGAGGATGACCGCGGTGGCTCCGACGAG GATAATCATGAAACCTAAAAGTAGGACAACTGAATCTTTTGACAAGAAAGCAAGAGATCAAGGACAAAATGACTCTGACTCCGATACAATTCGgacacctaagagtaccattcaCTTGAAACAG GAGGCCATGAGTTCTCAGCATATGTGGCTACAGTTTGCTGATCGCCTGGTGAATATGTTGTCCCCGGTTCTTCTTGCGCTAGCTCTCAGGATGGTTGGCTTGAGTGGTGAGGGCACTTGGTTCATGCTGCAAGGAATTAGTATTTCCTCTATCACCATCACCACAGTTGTAATGCTATGGGTGATCGTCTGGGAAATGGTCCTCCAAGCTATCTTCTTTGTGGCCCTCGCATCTATTTTAATCCGTATCATCATGGTATATAAGAACTATATGATCATCGTGCTTCCGTTGCTGGATTTTATGATGCACATCTTGAGCCAACTAAAGATGGACGAGGAGGAACGTCATTTGCTGGATTTTATAATGCACATCTGGAGCCAACTAAAGATGGACAGGGGGAAACGTACTGAAAAGTCACGAGTTGATGGTGGGAGGCAGTTAAGTATGATGAGCCGGCAAACGATGGACCAAGAAGAACATATTGATAAGTCCCGAGTTGACGAGCAGCAGTTAATTACCAGCATGACAAGCCGGCAAATGATGGACAAAAGGGAGCAGATTGAAAGCTCGCGAGTACATGAAACCAGCATGACAACTCAGCAAACAATGAACCAAGAGGACCAGGCTGAAAGCTCGCGACTCGATGACCAAAAGATAGACAAAGGGGAAATCACTCGAGTTGATGAGCAGCCATTAACCAGCATGACGAGCAACGAAATCCAAATTATGGAACAAGAGGAACAGATTGAAATCACACGAGTTGGCGAGCAGCAGTGCGTGTTAACAAGACAGCAAACAACGGACCAACAGGAACAGATTGAAAGCTCGCGAATTGATGAGCAGCATTTAACCAGCACGAAGAGCCAGGAAAGGATGGACCAAGGGGTTAAATTGTTTGGGGTTCATAAGCTCGGGTTAGCGGCGATCCTACTATATTTGCAAGTGGTTCCAGGATTACCGAGGACTTCTCATCAGTATGGAGCCCTTGTTCGGGCGGGCAAGTTCGTCGTTAGCCTGCTAACACTGTGCTCGCAAATGCAGAGTTCAGTGTGGAGCCACAGCCGATTTGCTGGAACCGAGAACTATATCATCAGTGCTTCTGTGGTGATCACAGCTTATGGAATGCTGCTTCTGATTAACATGAGATTATATTAA